The following proteins are encoded in a genomic region of Syngnathus acus chromosome 22, fSynAcu1.2, whole genome shotgun sequence:
- the mdga2a gene encoding MAM domain-containing glycosylphosphatidylinositol anchor protein 2 isoform X3 translates to MCVGGGCTAPPTVRIVHSGQACNVEEERLSERVYTIKEGETLELVCLVTGHPRPQVRWTKTAGGTLERQGDARTHDDTLKIERIDRNQGGRYYCKADNGIGTPAIRSIRVDVYFLDQPLVTVHQSVGDGAKELFYSERTVFLRCVATSNPPVRYIWRRGRQDLSQGADAGVDIYEPFFTQGETKILKLKNLRPQDYANYTCIASVKNVCGIADKVAHFRLNNRTGGCALCAPAPPSVKLLLDDPLVVNPGETATLVCVASGGDPPPALRWLRPGREPLPKKSRAQGGKLTIPSVTVDDGGVYSCLADNHVGNAARKSANILVRGLRKARFWITPDPYHDDDHIQIGREVKISCEVEATPSEELQFGWLKNGRPLRSSERMVITHSDVQMSPGVTNLDIIDLKFTDFGTYTCVASLRDGESPEISIDVNISSTTVPPELTVPRGRSRIITQEGDAVELQCLVSGKPKPVILWSRVEDGPAAPEAHPPAEAAAQTESHDGMLRLANVTREMGGTYRCQTSQYNGFNVKPRQALIQLVVQFPPVVEPVLSEVRQALGRAFPLTCRLLRAHPARPLRYEWKLGSRLLTVGQFDEMRDETRYQVRALNREGYGEYTCDISNEAGAGRCTFLVTGKAYPPEFYYDTPGALWQNRPRTYGFTLQWTQMEPAGVDRILAYRLGIRQVGEGRLWEQQIPMEVNIHKGQLLTHNLTELVKPESYLVRLTPITRYGEGDPTERVIAYSAPVNPHLRAFQCAFEDEAMCLFSQDKSDDFDWTRHSAASRDTKYTPNTGPSADRRGSKQGYYVYIETSRPRTEGDKARLLSPSFNTGSKSGATYCLAFHYHMYGKHIGSLSVSLRQKGVSETPVWSLKGNQGDRWRRAAIDIHPDADFQVVLEGVRGSGIEGDIAVDDITIQEGPCQDPPSNNLISLALPRRPGDWLPHVTLSLILLGRQRMRREALAGSIWGGLKCLTPPTRITIAIFLNYSLRYFFAGFNNAPSYDVTLTF, encoded by the exons ATGTGTGTGGGCGGGGGGTGCACAGCGCCACCTACAGTTCGCATCGTGCACTCGGGACAAGCTTGCAACGTGGAGGAGGAGCGACTCAGCGAGCGAGTCTACACCATCAAAGAAGGAGAAACTCTGGAACTTGTCTGCCTGGTCACCGGACACCCGCGACCACAG GTCCGCTGGACCAAAACTGCGGGCGGAACTTTGGAACGGCAAGGCGACGCCCGAACCCACGACGACACACTAAAGATAGAAAGGATCGACCGCAACCAGGGGGGTCGCTACTACTGCAAGGCCGACAACGGCATTGGGACCCCCGCCATCCGCTCCATACGGGTTGATGTATACT TTCTGGACCAGCCGCTGGTCACAGTGCACCAAAGCGTGGGCGACGGGGCCAAGGAGCTCTTCTACTCTGAGAGGACGGTGTTCCTGCGCTGCGTGGCTACCTCCAACCCGCCTGTGCGCTACATCTGGAGGAGAGGTCGCCAAGACCTGTCGCAGGGAGCGGACGCCGGAGTGGATATTTATGAGCCGTTTTTCACACAG GGAGAGACGAAGATCCTGAAGCTGAAGAACCTCCGTCCTCAGGACTACGCCAACTACACGTGTATCGCCTCAGTCAAGAACGTGTGCGGTATCGCCGACAAGGTCGCGCATTTCAGGCTCAACAACAGAACGG GTGGGTGTGCTTTGTGTGCGCCAGCCCCTCCCTCCGTCAAGCTGCTCCTGGACGACCCGCTGGTGGTGAACCCTGGCGAGACGGCGACGCTGGTGTGCGTGGCGTCTGGCGGAGACCCTCCTCCCGCCCTGAGGTGGCTCCGTCCTGGCAGGGAGCCGCTCCCCAAGAAGAGCCGGGCCCAGGGCGGCAAGCTCACCATCCCCTCCGTCACCGTCGACGACGGCGGCGTCTACAGCTGTCTGGCCGACAACCACGTGGGCAACGCTGCCAGGAAGTCGGCCAACATCCTAGTCAGAG GTCTGCGTAAGGCTCGTTTCTGGATCACTCCGGACCCATACCATGACGATGACCACATTCAGATCGGGCGTGAGGTGAAGATCAGCTGCGAGGTGGAGGCCACGCCCTCCGAGGAGCTGCAATTCGGCTGGCTCAAGAACGGTCGGCCGCTGCGCAGCTCCGAGCGAATGGTCATCACGCACTCAGACGTGCAAATGTCGCCGGGCGTCACCAACCTGGACATCATCGACCTCAAGTTCACCGATTTTGGAACGTACACCTGCGTGGCCTCGCTCAGGGACGGGGAAAGTCCCGAAATTAGTATCGATGTCAACATCTCATCCACGACAG TTCCCCCAGAGTTGACGGTGCCCAGGGGGCGCTCACGCATCATCACGCAGGAAGGCGACGCGGTGGAGCTGCAGTGTTTGGTGTCAGGCAAACCCAAACCTGTCATTCTGTGGTCTCGCGTGGAGGACGGTCCTGCGGCGCCTGAGGCGCACCCGCCGGCCGAGGCAGCCGCCCAGACGGAGAGCCACGATGGCATGCTGAGGCTGGCCAACGTGACGCGGGAGATGGGTGGGACCTACCGCTGCCAGACCAGCCAGTACAACGGCTTTAACGTCAAACCTCGACAGGCCCTCATACAGCTGGTGGTGCAGT TCCCACCGGTGGTGGAGCCGGTGTTGTCGGAGGTGCGCCAGGCTCTGGGTCGGGCTTTCCCTCTGACGTGCCGACTGCTGCGTGCCCACCCGGCCCGGCCACTGCGCTATGAGTGGAAGCTGGGCTCCCGACTCCTGACTGTGGGCCAGTTTGACGAGATGCGCGACGAGACGCGCTACCAGGTGCGAGCGCTCAACCGCGAAGGCTACGGAGAGTACACGTGCGACATCAGCAACGAGGCCGGAGCAGGCAGATGCACCTTCCTGGTCACGG GGAAGGCGTACCCTCCCGAGTTCTACTATGATACGCCCGGTGCCCTGTGGCAGAACCGGCCCCGCACATATGGATTCACACTGCAGTGGACCCAAATGGAGCCCGCCGGTGTAGACCGCATCCTAGCCTACAGGCTGGGCATCCGCCAG GTGGGGGAGGGCCGCTTGTGGGAGCAGCAGATCCCCATGGAGGTCAACATCCACAAGGGCCAGCTGCTGACCCACAACCTGACGGAGCTGGTCAAGCCCGAGTCCTACCTGGTGCGCCTGACGCCCATCACGCGTTACGGCGAGGGCGACCCCACCGAGCGCGTCATCGCCTACAGCG CGCCCGTGAATCCACACCTCA gGGCGTTCCAGTGTGCTTTCGAGGACGAGGCCATGTGTCTCTTCTCTCAGGACAAAAGCGACGACTTCGACTGGACACGCCACAGCGCTGCCTCCCGCGACACCAAGTACACACCCAACACCGGACCCAGCGCCGACCGTCGTGGCTCCAAACAag GGTACTACGTTTACATCGAGACGTCCCGACCCAGAACAGAGGGCGACAAGGCCCGCCTCCTGTCGCCGTCCTTCAACACGGGCTCCAAAAGTGGCGCCACCTACTGCCTGGCCTTCCACTACCACATGTACGGCAAGCACATCG GCTCGCTGAGCGTCTCCTTGCGGCAGAAAGGGGTGTCGGAGACGCCGGTGTGGAGTCTGAAGGGTAACCAAGGCGACCGATGGCGCCGCGCGGCCATCGACATTCACCCCGACGCCGATTTCCAG GTGGTGCTGGAAGGGGTGCGCGGCTCCGGAATTGAGGGCGACATTGCCGTCGACGACATCACCATCCAGGAAGGCCCATGCCAAGACCCGCCATCCAACA ACCTGATCTCGCTGGCCCTGCCCCGCCGTCCTGGCGACTGGCTGCCGCACGTCACCCTAAGCTTGATCCTACTTGGCCGACAGAG aatgAGGCGAGAAGCCCTGGCTGGCTCAATTTGGGGTGGGCTGAAATGTTTGACTCCGCCCACACGGATTACAATCGCCATTTTCCTCAACTATTCTTTAAGGTATTTCTTTGCCGGTTTTAATAATGCACCATCCTATGACGTCACGCTTAcgttttaa
- the mdga2a gene encoding MAM domain-containing glycosylphosphatidylinositol anchor protein 2 isoform X1, producing MGPLVALVWFLSGFVHSMHAQGVYAPPTVRIVHSGQACNVEEERLSERVYTIKEGETLELVCLVTGHPRPQVRWTKTAGGTLERQGDARTHDDTLKIERIDRNQGGRYYCKADNGIGTPAIRSIRVDVYFLDQPLVTVHQSVGDGAKELFYSERTVFLRCVATSNPPVRYIWRRGRQDLSQGADAGVDIYEPFFTQGETKILKLKNLRPQDYANYTCIASVKNVCGIADKVAHFRLNNRTGGCALCAPAPPSVKLLLDDPLVVNPGETATLVCVASGGDPPPALRWLRPGREPLPKKSRAQGGKLTIPSVTVDDGGVYSCLADNHVGNAARKSANILVRGLRKARFWITPDPYHDDDHIQIGREVKISCEVEATPSEELQFGWLKNGRPLRSSERMVITHSDVQMSPGVTNLDIIDLKFTDFGTYTCVASLRDGESPEISIDVNISSTTVPPELTVPRGRSRIITQEGDAVELQCLVSGKPKPVILWSRVEDGPAAPEAHPPAEAAAQTESHDGMLRLANVTREMGGTYRCQTSQYNGFNVKPRQALIQLVVQFPPVVEPVLSEVRQALGRAFPLTCRLLRAHPARPLRYEWKLGSRLLTVGQFDEMRDETRYQVRALNREGYGEYTCDISNEAGAGRCTFLVTGKAYPPEFYYDTPGALWQNRPRTYGFTLQWTQMEPAGVDRILAYRLGIRQVGEGRLWEQQIPMEVNIHKGQLLTHNLTELVKPESYLVRLTPITRYGEGDPTERVIAYSAPVNPHLRAFQCAFEDEAMCLFSQDKSDDFDWTRHSAASRDTKYTPNTGPSADRRGSKQGYYVYIETSRPRTEGDKARLLSPSFNTGSKSGATYCLAFHYHMYGKHIGSLSVSLRQKGVSETPVWSLKGNQGDRWRRAAIDIHPDADFQVVLEGVRGSGIEGDIAVDDITIQEGPCQDPPSNNLISLALPRRPGDWLPHVTLSLILLGRQRMRREALAGSIWGGLKCLTPPTRITIAIFLNYSLRYFFAGFNNAPSYDVTLTF from the exons CGCCACCTACAGTTCGCATCGTGCACTCGGGACAAGCTTGCAACGTGGAGGAGGAGCGACTCAGCGAGCGAGTCTACACCATCAAAGAAGGAGAAACTCTGGAACTTGTCTGCCTGGTCACCGGACACCCGCGACCACAG GTCCGCTGGACCAAAACTGCGGGCGGAACTTTGGAACGGCAAGGCGACGCCCGAACCCACGACGACACACTAAAGATAGAAAGGATCGACCGCAACCAGGGGGGTCGCTACTACTGCAAGGCCGACAACGGCATTGGGACCCCCGCCATCCGCTCCATACGGGTTGATGTATACT TTCTGGACCAGCCGCTGGTCACAGTGCACCAAAGCGTGGGCGACGGGGCCAAGGAGCTCTTCTACTCTGAGAGGACGGTGTTCCTGCGCTGCGTGGCTACCTCCAACCCGCCTGTGCGCTACATCTGGAGGAGAGGTCGCCAAGACCTGTCGCAGGGAGCGGACGCCGGAGTGGATATTTATGAGCCGTTTTTCACACAG GGAGAGACGAAGATCCTGAAGCTGAAGAACCTCCGTCCTCAGGACTACGCCAACTACACGTGTATCGCCTCAGTCAAGAACGTGTGCGGTATCGCCGACAAGGTCGCGCATTTCAGGCTCAACAACAGAACGG GTGGGTGTGCTTTGTGTGCGCCAGCCCCTCCCTCCGTCAAGCTGCTCCTGGACGACCCGCTGGTGGTGAACCCTGGCGAGACGGCGACGCTGGTGTGCGTGGCGTCTGGCGGAGACCCTCCTCCCGCCCTGAGGTGGCTCCGTCCTGGCAGGGAGCCGCTCCCCAAGAAGAGCCGGGCCCAGGGCGGCAAGCTCACCATCCCCTCCGTCACCGTCGACGACGGCGGCGTCTACAGCTGTCTGGCCGACAACCACGTGGGCAACGCTGCCAGGAAGTCGGCCAACATCCTAGTCAGAG GTCTGCGTAAGGCTCGTTTCTGGATCACTCCGGACCCATACCATGACGATGACCACATTCAGATCGGGCGTGAGGTGAAGATCAGCTGCGAGGTGGAGGCCACGCCCTCCGAGGAGCTGCAATTCGGCTGGCTCAAGAACGGTCGGCCGCTGCGCAGCTCCGAGCGAATGGTCATCACGCACTCAGACGTGCAAATGTCGCCGGGCGTCACCAACCTGGACATCATCGACCTCAAGTTCACCGATTTTGGAACGTACACCTGCGTGGCCTCGCTCAGGGACGGGGAAAGTCCCGAAATTAGTATCGATGTCAACATCTCATCCACGACAG TTCCCCCAGAGTTGACGGTGCCCAGGGGGCGCTCACGCATCATCACGCAGGAAGGCGACGCGGTGGAGCTGCAGTGTTTGGTGTCAGGCAAACCCAAACCTGTCATTCTGTGGTCTCGCGTGGAGGACGGTCCTGCGGCGCCTGAGGCGCACCCGCCGGCCGAGGCAGCCGCCCAGACGGAGAGCCACGATGGCATGCTGAGGCTGGCCAACGTGACGCGGGAGATGGGTGGGACCTACCGCTGCCAGACCAGCCAGTACAACGGCTTTAACGTCAAACCTCGACAGGCCCTCATACAGCTGGTGGTGCAGT TCCCACCGGTGGTGGAGCCGGTGTTGTCGGAGGTGCGCCAGGCTCTGGGTCGGGCTTTCCCTCTGACGTGCCGACTGCTGCGTGCCCACCCGGCCCGGCCACTGCGCTATGAGTGGAAGCTGGGCTCCCGACTCCTGACTGTGGGCCAGTTTGACGAGATGCGCGACGAGACGCGCTACCAGGTGCGAGCGCTCAACCGCGAAGGCTACGGAGAGTACACGTGCGACATCAGCAACGAGGCCGGAGCAGGCAGATGCACCTTCCTGGTCACGG GGAAGGCGTACCCTCCCGAGTTCTACTATGATACGCCCGGTGCCCTGTGGCAGAACCGGCCCCGCACATATGGATTCACACTGCAGTGGACCCAAATGGAGCCCGCCGGTGTAGACCGCATCCTAGCCTACAGGCTGGGCATCCGCCAG GTGGGGGAGGGCCGCTTGTGGGAGCAGCAGATCCCCATGGAGGTCAACATCCACAAGGGCCAGCTGCTGACCCACAACCTGACGGAGCTGGTCAAGCCCGAGTCCTACCTGGTGCGCCTGACGCCCATCACGCGTTACGGCGAGGGCGACCCCACCGAGCGCGTCATCGCCTACAGCG CGCCCGTGAATCCACACCTCA gGGCGTTCCAGTGTGCTTTCGAGGACGAGGCCATGTGTCTCTTCTCTCAGGACAAAAGCGACGACTTCGACTGGACACGCCACAGCGCTGCCTCCCGCGACACCAAGTACACACCCAACACCGGACCCAGCGCCGACCGTCGTGGCTCCAAACAag GGTACTACGTTTACATCGAGACGTCCCGACCCAGAACAGAGGGCGACAAGGCCCGCCTCCTGTCGCCGTCCTTCAACACGGGCTCCAAAAGTGGCGCCACCTACTGCCTGGCCTTCCACTACCACATGTACGGCAAGCACATCG GCTCGCTGAGCGTCTCCTTGCGGCAGAAAGGGGTGTCGGAGACGCCGGTGTGGAGTCTGAAGGGTAACCAAGGCGACCGATGGCGCCGCGCGGCCATCGACATTCACCCCGACGCCGATTTCCAG GTGGTGCTGGAAGGGGTGCGCGGCTCCGGAATTGAGGGCGACATTGCCGTCGACGACATCACCATCCAGGAAGGCCCATGCCAAGACCCGCCATCCAACA ACCTGATCTCGCTGGCCCTGCCCCGCCGTCCTGGCGACTGGCTGCCGCACGTCACCCTAAGCTTGATCCTACTTGGCCGACAGAG aatgAGGCGAGAAGCCCTGGCTGGCTCAATTTGGGGTGGGCTGAAATGTTTGACTCCGCCCACACGGATTACAATCGCCATTTTCCTCAACTATTCTTTAAGGTATTTCTTTGCCGGTTTTAATAATGCACCATCCTATGACGTCACGCTTAcgttttaa
- the mdga2a gene encoding MAM domain-containing glycosylphosphatidylinositol anchor protein 2 isoform X2, giving the protein MGPLVALVWFLSGFVHSMHAQGVYAPPTVRIVHSGQACNVEEERLSERVYTIKEGETLELVCLVTGHPRPQVRWTKTAGGTLERQGDARTHDDTLKIERIDRNQGGRYYCKADNGIGTPAIRSIRVDVYFLDQPLVTVHQSVGDGAKELFYSERTVFLRCVATSNPPVRYIWRRGRQDLSQGADAGVDIYEPFFTQGETKILKLKNLRPQDYANYTCIASVKNVCGIADKVAHFRLNNRTAPPSVKLLLDDPLVVNPGETATLVCVASGGDPPPALRWLRPGREPLPKKSRAQGGKLTIPSVTVDDGGVYSCLADNHVGNAARKSANILVRGLRKARFWITPDPYHDDDHIQIGREVKISCEVEATPSEELQFGWLKNGRPLRSSERMVITHSDVQMSPGVTNLDIIDLKFTDFGTYTCVASLRDGESPEISIDVNISSTTVPPELTVPRGRSRIITQEGDAVELQCLVSGKPKPVILWSRVEDGPAAPEAHPPAEAAAQTESHDGMLRLANVTREMGGTYRCQTSQYNGFNVKPRQALIQLVVQFPPVVEPVLSEVRQALGRAFPLTCRLLRAHPARPLRYEWKLGSRLLTVGQFDEMRDETRYQVRALNREGYGEYTCDISNEAGAGRCTFLVTGKAYPPEFYYDTPGALWQNRPRTYGFTLQWTQMEPAGVDRILAYRLGIRQVGEGRLWEQQIPMEVNIHKGQLLTHNLTELVKPESYLVRLTPITRYGEGDPTERVIAYSAPVNPHLRAFQCAFEDEAMCLFSQDKSDDFDWTRHSAASRDTKYTPNTGPSADRRGSKQGYYVYIETSRPRTEGDKARLLSPSFNTGSKSGATYCLAFHYHMYGKHIGSLSVSLRQKGVSETPVWSLKGNQGDRWRRAAIDIHPDADFQVVLEGVRGSGIEGDIAVDDITIQEGPCQDPPSNNLISLALPRRPGDWLPHVTLSLILLGRQRMRREALAGSIWGGLKCLTPPTRITIAIFLNYSLRYFFAGFNNAPSYDVTLTF; this is encoded by the exons CGCCACCTACAGTTCGCATCGTGCACTCGGGACAAGCTTGCAACGTGGAGGAGGAGCGACTCAGCGAGCGAGTCTACACCATCAAAGAAGGAGAAACTCTGGAACTTGTCTGCCTGGTCACCGGACACCCGCGACCACAG GTCCGCTGGACCAAAACTGCGGGCGGAACTTTGGAACGGCAAGGCGACGCCCGAACCCACGACGACACACTAAAGATAGAAAGGATCGACCGCAACCAGGGGGGTCGCTACTACTGCAAGGCCGACAACGGCATTGGGACCCCCGCCATCCGCTCCATACGGGTTGATGTATACT TTCTGGACCAGCCGCTGGTCACAGTGCACCAAAGCGTGGGCGACGGGGCCAAGGAGCTCTTCTACTCTGAGAGGACGGTGTTCCTGCGCTGCGTGGCTACCTCCAACCCGCCTGTGCGCTACATCTGGAGGAGAGGTCGCCAAGACCTGTCGCAGGGAGCGGACGCCGGAGTGGATATTTATGAGCCGTTTTTCACACAG GGAGAGACGAAGATCCTGAAGCTGAAGAACCTCCGTCCTCAGGACTACGCCAACTACACGTGTATCGCCTCAGTCAAGAACGTGTGCGGTATCGCCGACAAGGTCGCGCATTTCAGGCTCAACAACAGAACGG CCCCTCCCTCCGTCAAGCTGCTCCTGGACGACCCGCTGGTGGTGAACCCTGGCGAGACGGCGACGCTGGTGTGCGTGGCGTCTGGCGGAGACCCTCCTCCCGCCCTGAGGTGGCTCCGTCCTGGCAGGGAGCCGCTCCCCAAGAAGAGCCGGGCCCAGGGCGGCAAGCTCACCATCCCCTCCGTCACCGTCGACGACGGCGGCGTCTACAGCTGTCTGGCCGACAACCACGTGGGCAACGCTGCCAGGAAGTCGGCCAACATCCTAGTCAGAG GTCTGCGTAAGGCTCGTTTCTGGATCACTCCGGACCCATACCATGACGATGACCACATTCAGATCGGGCGTGAGGTGAAGATCAGCTGCGAGGTGGAGGCCACGCCCTCCGAGGAGCTGCAATTCGGCTGGCTCAAGAACGGTCGGCCGCTGCGCAGCTCCGAGCGAATGGTCATCACGCACTCAGACGTGCAAATGTCGCCGGGCGTCACCAACCTGGACATCATCGACCTCAAGTTCACCGATTTTGGAACGTACACCTGCGTGGCCTCGCTCAGGGACGGGGAAAGTCCCGAAATTAGTATCGATGTCAACATCTCATCCACGACAG TTCCCCCAGAGTTGACGGTGCCCAGGGGGCGCTCACGCATCATCACGCAGGAAGGCGACGCGGTGGAGCTGCAGTGTTTGGTGTCAGGCAAACCCAAACCTGTCATTCTGTGGTCTCGCGTGGAGGACGGTCCTGCGGCGCCTGAGGCGCACCCGCCGGCCGAGGCAGCCGCCCAGACGGAGAGCCACGATGGCATGCTGAGGCTGGCCAACGTGACGCGGGAGATGGGTGGGACCTACCGCTGCCAGACCAGCCAGTACAACGGCTTTAACGTCAAACCTCGACAGGCCCTCATACAGCTGGTGGTGCAGT TCCCACCGGTGGTGGAGCCGGTGTTGTCGGAGGTGCGCCAGGCTCTGGGTCGGGCTTTCCCTCTGACGTGCCGACTGCTGCGTGCCCACCCGGCCCGGCCACTGCGCTATGAGTGGAAGCTGGGCTCCCGACTCCTGACTGTGGGCCAGTTTGACGAGATGCGCGACGAGACGCGCTACCAGGTGCGAGCGCTCAACCGCGAAGGCTACGGAGAGTACACGTGCGACATCAGCAACGAGGCCGGAGCAGGCAGATGCACCTTCCTGGTCACGG GGAAGGCGTACCCTCCCGAGTTCTACTATGATACGCCCGGTGCCCTGTGGCAGAACCGGCCCCGCACATATGGATTCACACTGCAGTGGACCCAAATGGAGCCCGCCGGTGTAGACCGCATCCTAGCCTACAGGCTGGGCATCCGCCAG GTGGGGGAGGGCCGCTTGTGGGAGCAGCAGATCCCCATGGAGGTCAACATCCACAAGGGCCAGCTGCTGACCCACAACCTGACGGAGCTGGTCAAGCCCGAGTCCTACCTGGTGCGCCTGACGCCCATCACGCGTTACGGCGAGGGCGACCCCACCGAGCGCGTCATCGCCTACAGCG CGCCCGTGAATCCACACCTCA gGGCGTTCCAGTGTGCTTTCGAGGACGAGGCCATGTGTCTCTTCTCTCAGGACAAAAGCGACGACTTCGACTGGACACGCCACAGCGCTGCCTCCCGCGACACCAAGTACACACCCAACACCGGACCCAGCGCCGACCGTCGTGGCTCCAAACAag GGTACTACGTTTACATCGAGACGTCCCGACCCAGAACAGAGGGCGACAAGGCCCGCCTCCTGTCGCCGTCCTTCAACACGGGCTCCAAAAGTGGCGCCACCTACTGCCTGGCCTTCCACTACCACATGTACGGCAAGCACATCG GCTCGCTGAGCGTCTCCTTGCGGCAGAAAGGGGTGTCGGAGACGCCGGTGTGGAGTCTGAAGGGTAACCAAGGCGACCGATGGCGCCGCGCGGCCATCGACATTCACCCCGACGCCGATTTCCAG GTGGTGCTGGAAGGGGTGCGCGGCTCCGGAATTGAGGGCGACATTGCCGTCGACGACATCACCATCCAGGAAGGCCCATGCCAAGACCCGCCATCCAACA ACCTGATCTCGCTGGCCCTGCCCCGCCGTCCTGGCGACTGGCTGCCGCACGTCACCCTAAGCTTGATCCTACTTGGCCGACAGAG aatgAGGCGAGAAGCCCTGGCTGGCTCAATTTGGGGTGGGCTGAAATGTTTGACTCCGCCCACACGGATTACAATCGCCATTTTCCTCAACTATTCTTTAAGGTATTTCTTTGCCGGTTTTAATAATGCACCATCCTATGACGTCACGCTTAcgttttaa